CTTCCGCTACCGCGAGGTGCTGTTCGCGATCACCATCGCCACGATGTTCCTGCCGCCGATCGTGACGCTGATCCCGCTCTACCGGCTAGTCGGCTCGATCGGGCTGAATGCCAGCCTCGCCGGCGTCATCGTGCCGAACCTCGCCAACGCCTTCGGCATCTTCCTGATGCGCCAGTTCATCGCCGGCGTGCCGGACGAGCTGGTCGAGGCGGCCCGGCTCGACGGCGCCTCGGAATTCCGCATCGTCTTCACGATCGTTGCGCCGGCCGTCGCCCCGGCGCTGGCGGCGTTGGCGCTGTTCGCCTTTGTCTATCACTGGAACAGCTATCTCTGGCCGCTGACCGTTCTGCAGGGCAATTCGAGCCAGTATCCGATCGTCATCAGCCTCTCGCGCCTGCTCTCCTACAATCGATCGGCGGTCAATACGGGCCTCGTCATGGCCGGCGCGACGCTCGCCGTGCTGCCGCCGCTGATCCTGTTCGTGTTCCTGCAGCGCTTCTTCGTGCGCACCATCACCTCCTCGGGAATGACGGGCCAATGAGCACGCCATTCCGCCTGCGGGGACGGCCTTAAATTCCGCCGCGTCGCCACAGAAACCCACTTGTCAGCCTATGGCATCCAGCTAAAGTGATTACGACGTTATAACGACATAAGCACTGTCGCAGAGGGAAAGACCGGTTATGTTGAACGTACGCAGTCGTTTGAAATCCGCCGCCATCGGCGTGCTTGCCCTGACCGCCACCGCGCTTTCGGCCTCGGCCGGCGAGGTCACGCTCTGGAGCTGGCGCACCGAGGACCAGGCCGCGATGGAGAAGATCTTCGCCGCCTTTACCGCGAAGAACCCTGACATCACCGTCAAGCTGCAGTTCACGCCCGACGCCGATTACCAAAACCGGCTGTCGACGGCGCTGCGCGGCGGCAAGGGGCCTGATATCGCCCAGCTCAAGGCTTATGGCGAGCTTCAGCCGCTGGTCGATGGCGGCTATCTCGATGCGCTGAACGATAGCGTGCCGGAACTGAAGGACTTCACGCCCGCGGCGCTTGGCGGCTCGGTCGGCATCGCCGACGGCAAGATCTATGGCGTCCCTTATTCGACGCCGGTGATGGGCGTCTTCTACAACACCGAGATCTTCGAGAAGAACGGCATCGCCGTGCCGAAGACTTATGACGAATTCGTCGCCGCCTGCGAGAAGCTGAAGGCGGCCGGCGTGCTGCCGATCGCCGCCGGCGGCGCCAACGGTTCCGGCTGGGCGCTCGAGATCAATGCCGGCGTCGTGGGCCCGTCCGTCTATGGCGCAGGCTTCTATGACGAGATGATCAGTGGCAAGGCCAAGTTCACAGATGCGCGCTACGTCAAGGCGCTGGAGAAGATCAAGGCGCTGCAGCCCTACTACTCGGATGGCTTTGCCGGCGTCGACTACACCACGGCGACCCAGCAGTTCATCTCCGGCAAGGCTGCGATGTTCTTCGGCGGCGCCTGGGAGAATGGCAGCTTCAAGGCCCAGAATCCGAACCTGAAGTTCTCGATCTTCCCGTTCCCGGGCGACAAGGCCGAAGCGCAGCCGGCGGTGTCCGCCTTCTCGGACGGTTCCTACGGCCTCGTATCCGACAGCGAGAACAAGGAAGACGCCACCAAGGTTCTCTCCTTCATCGCCTCGCCCGAATTCGCCCAGCTCTTCGCCGACAATCTCGGCTGGCCGCCGGCCCGCTCCGGCGCGACGGCCAACGATCCCGTGCTGAAGTCGATGCTGGAAATGCAGGCCAACGCAACGCCCTATCTGACGCTGGTCGGTTTCCGCTGGCAGACGCCGACGGCTTCCTCAGTCGTCCAGGCCGAGATCATCGACATGATCGAAGGCAAGATTGCGCCGGAAAAGCTCGCCGCCGACGTCGATGCGGCCGTGTCGACCTGGTTCAAGCCGAAGCCGTAGTCGCAAGGCCCGGGGGCAGCGCCCGGGCGCATTCCTCCCGATATTCTCCCCGCGCCGAAGGAGGCGACCATGTCTGCAAGCCGCCTTCGGCGTGCGCCCATCGAGTGGCAAAAGCACCGCGCCGCGATCCTGTTCGTGCTGCCGGCACTGCTCATCTACTGCCTGTTCGTCGTCTATCCGCTGGCAAGCTCGCTCTGGGGCTCGCTGTTCGAATGGCGCGGCTTCCGTATGCGCGACTTCGTCGGGCTCGACAATTTCGCTCGCCTGTTTGTCGATCCGAGCTGGACGAAGCTTTCCGGCGCCTTCACGCACAATGTGTTCTGGTTCTGCGGCATCATGGTTCTGCAGAACGGCCTCGGGCTGATCTTCGCCTATCTGCTGTTCCTGCGTCGGCGCGGCACGGCCTTCCTGCAATCGGTGTTCTTCTTCCCGGCCGTGCTTTCGCCGGTCATCGTCGGCGCGCTCTGGCGGCTGCTGCTGACGCCGGATGGCGCTGTCGAGACGCTGCTGCACAATCTCGGCCTGCTCGAGGGCCGGCTCACCATTCTCGGCAATTCCACCTGGGCGCTCTGGGTTCTCGTCGCCGCCGACGCCTGGAACTGGATGGGGCTGCCGGTGCTGATTTTCACCGCCGGCCTCCGCCAGATCCAGCCGGAAGTGTTCGAGGCGGCGCGGCTCGATGGCGCCGGCAATGGCCGCATCCTCTGGTCGATCGCGCTGCCGCAACTCATGCCCTCGATCTCGTCACTGACGACGCTGACCTTCATCAACACCTTCAACCAGTTCGACCTCGTCTATGTGATGCAGGGCGTGCAGGGGAACCCGAACTTCGCCACCGATACGCTGGTGACCTACTTCTTCCGCCTCGCCTTTGGCGCGGAGGGCGCGGTCGGCATCACCGATATCGGACTGGCGCTCGCGCTTGGCACCTTGCTCTTCCTGTTGCTCACGGTCGTGACCATCGGCCTGTTGCGCTTCTTCGAACGCCGGACGGTGCGGTTCTGATGACCAATCTCGACATCTCGCAACGCATCCGGCAACTGCCGGGCTGGATCGTGCTGGCGCTCTGGGCGCTGGTCGTCGCCGTCCCGCTCTACATTCTCGTCGTCTCCTGTTTCAAGACGACTGCCGAGATCTATGGCGACCGCTTCGGCCTGCCGACGAACTGGACGCTCGATAATTTCGCCAATGCCTGGACCCAGGCACAATTCGCCCGCTACATGTGGAACTCCTTCGCCGTCACCGGCGGCGCGGTGGTCCTGACGCTCGTCGTCTCGGCGATGGCGGCATTTCCGCTTTCCCGCTACCAGCTCGGCTGGTCGTCGCCAGTGCTGGCCTTCTTCCTCGCCGGCGTCATGCTGCCAATCCGCCTCGCCTCGGTCGAGCTGTTCTCGCTGATGAAGACGCTCGACCTGCTCGACAGCCGGCTCGGCCTGATCCTCGTCTATTCGGCGATCCGAATTCCCTTCGCCGTGTTCATCCTGGCCAACTTCATGCGCGTCCTGCCGCGCGAACTGGAGGAGGCGGCCCGGCTCGACGGGGCCAAGGAATGGCGCATCCTGTTCCGCATCATCCTGCCAACGATCAAGCCGGCGGTGGCGATCGTCGCCATCTTCACGGCGATCGCGGTGTGGAACGACTTCTTCTTCCCGCTGATCTTCATCTTCGATGACGCCTACAAGACCGTGCCGCTCGCCATCACCACCTTCATCGGCCAGTTCCGCACCGACTGGGGCATGGTGTTCGCCGCCCTCGCGATCTCGATGATGCCGGTGCTGGTCATGTATCTCCTGCTGGCCCGCCAGATCCGCGAAGGCGTGGGCGCCACCGGAGGACTGAAATGATCGACGAACGCATCTATGGCGGCCGTAGCCTGCTGGTCATCGGGGCGCACGCCTTCGACGCCGAGGTGATCGCCGGGCCGCTGGCCGCGACAGCGGCCAAGCGCGGCCTCGACGTCACCTTCCTGCACCTGACCATGGGCGAGCAGGGCCATACCTCGCTGTCACCGGCCGCCTATGCCGCGCAGAAGCGCGATGAGGCGAGCCGCTTCTGCGCGAAGCTCGGAATCTCCTGGCGCGAGCTCGGCTATCCCGACGCCTTCCTGCCCGACAATGACGAGGTGGCGCTGAAGATCGCTGATGTGATCCGCGAGCTTCGCCCCGATACGATCGTGACGCATTGGCAGGGCAGTTGGCACAAGGACCACCGCGCCGCCGCCAACGCGACGAAATCCGCCGTGCTCTATGCCGCGCTGCCGACGCTGGAGCGCGCCCACCCGGCCTTCAGCCCCAGCCTGCTTCTGTTCGGCGAGAACTGGGAAGACGACGAGGGTTTTGCGCCGTCCGAGCTGGTCGATGTCAGCGAGGGCTTTGACGCCTGGCGCGAAGCGATCACCGAATATGAGCTGGCCCGTGGCCTCTCGTCCTTCCCCTATGTCGACTACTATTCCGCGCTCTACCGGATGCGCGGCTGCCTGAACGGGTCCATGTACGCGCAAGCCTTCTCCACGACATCGCATTCCTTCAATGCCGGCGGCGGCATGTTCAATGCCAAATCCTCGACCAAGCCGCGCCTTTCCGGCTGCGGCTGCGGAGCGCATGAATGAGCGCAGCAGCCCACGTCCTCGCGCTCGATCTCGGCGGCACCAGTCTGCGAGCCGGGTTTGCGCCGCTCGATGCGCCGGCCGGGTTGGATGCCGTCGAGCGCTGGGGGGCGCCGGAAAGCGCCGGTGCGCTGCGCGACAAGGTGCTCGCGCTGGTCGCCGCGCGCCGCCAATCCGCGGCGCTCGCCGGCATCGGCATCACCATTCCAGGCCTCGTCGAAGGCACCGTCTCCCGCTGGGTGCCGAACCTGCCCTTCCTCGACGGCGTCGATCTCGCCGAACTCCTGGGCGAGGCGGGCGTGCCCGTCGCCGCCGGCAATGACGCGCAGATGGCGATGCTCGCCGAGGCAACGCTTGGGGCGGCCAGCGGGCTCGACGACGCCATCCTGCTGGCGATCGGCACGGGTATCGGTTCCTCCGTGCTCGCCGGTGGGCGCATCGTGCGCGGCGGGCGTGGCGCTGCCTGTTCGTTCGGCTGGGCCTCGGCCGACCCGTCCGATCCCGGCGAGGACCGCTCCGGCTGGCTAGAGCGGCAGGCGGCGGGACGGGCGCTCGACCGGCTTGGCCGCGACGCCGGCCTTGCCGATGGCGCGGCGCTGATCGAGGCGGCGCGGGCCGGCCACCAGGTCGCGAGCCTCGCGATCCACCAGGTCGGCGCGGCGCTGGGCACGACGCTTGCCGGCGCCGTCGCCCTGTTGGACCCGCAGGCGGTGCTGCTCGCCGGCGGGGTCTCCGAGGCGATCGACGTGCTCGGGCCGCCGCTGCGCGCGGCGCTGACGCGAAACCTGCCGCCGCATCTGCGGTCAATCGAAATCCGGCCGGGCCATTTCGGCCCGCGCGCCGGTCTTGTGGGTGCTGCCGTGGCCGCCGGCCTCGGTGCGGAATGGTGGAGAGTGCGATGACCGAATCTGCGATGACATCGCTGGACCGCCGCCGCCCGGAGCCGCTCTGGCACCAGGCCGAGCGCGCCATCCGCGCCCGGATCGAAGCCGGCGAGTGGCCGGCCGGCTCGCAGATCCCGGCCGAGGACCGGCTCTGCGACCTGCTCGGCGTCAGCCGCATTACGGTGCGCCACGCTCTCCGCAATCTTGAAGCCCTCGGCCTGCTGCGACGCGAGCATGGCCGCGGCACCTTCGTGCGCAGCGCCACCGTCGTGGCCGGCGCGCGCGGCCTCACCAGCTTCTCCGACGAAATGGCGGCGCTGGGCCTGACCGTCGGCTCGCGCATGCTGGAGCAGCAGATCGTGCCGGCCAACGCGCGGGTCGCGGCGGCGCTGGAGATCGAGGAGGGCGAGCCGGTCGCGCTGGTCCGCCGGCTCCGGCTCGGCAACGGTTCGCCGATCGGCGTGCAGACCGCGCATCTGCGGCTCGACCGCGTGCCCGGCCTGCTCGACGAGGACCTCTCGGGCGGCTCGCTCTATGGCCAGCTCGAGCGGCGCTACGGCATCAAGCCTTCGGAGGCGACGGAAATCTACCGCGTCGGCGCCGTCGGCCCGGAAGATGCCGAGCTGCTGGAAATCGCCGTCGGCAGCCCCGCCTTCATCGTCGAGCGCCTCGCGATCGATCCGCGCGGGCCCTTCGAGTTCACCCTCTCGATCATGCGGGGCGACCGCTACGAGATCCGTTCCACCTTGCGGATCTGACGGCCGGCGGCCGCAGCTCCCATCCCCTTTCCCCCACACCATCCCTCAAGGAGACGACCCATGTCCGATTTCTACCTGCACAGGCTGATCAAGCTGATCGAGACCGCCGGCAGCGCCAATGACGCCGCCCTCACCGAAGTGGCCAAGCGCTTTTCGGAATCGCTTGCGAAGGGCGGCCTGATCCACCTGTTCGGCTCCGGCCATTCGGTTCTGCCGACCCAGGAAGCTTTTCCGCGCTACGGTTCCTTCGTCGGCTTCAACCCGCTGACCGACCCGCGCGTCATGTGGCACAACGTGCTTGGCGCCGGCGGCGTGCGCGAGCTGCTCTGGCTGGAGCGGACCGAGAACTACATCGACAAGTTCCTCGACCACCAGCCGCTCAATGCCGGCGACTCGATCATCATCTACTCGCATTCCGGCACCAATTCGGCCGGCATCGAGACCGCGCTCTACGCCAAGAAGCGCGGCCTGTTTGTCGTCGCCGTCACCTCGAAGGCCAACGACAAGCCGGCGAAGCATTCGTCCGGCAAGCGCCTGAAGGACGTCGCCGACATCGTCATCGACACCAACTCGCCGGTCGAGGACGCCATCGTCCCGATCGAGGGCTGGAGCCGTCCGGTCTCGGGTTCCTCGACCGTGCTGGCGATGATCCTGACGCATGAGCTGATCGCCCGCACCGCCGACGCGCTGTCGAAGCAGGGCGTGGAGCTGCCGGTCTTCGCCTCGCCGACGATCGAAGGCGTGACGCTGCACGACACCGACATCATCTATGGCATCTACCGCGAGAAGATGCTGGAAGCGCAGCAGAAGCACCTCAAGACGTTCCAGGACACGATGAAGGGCTGATTTCGGCCGCTTCATCGAGTCTGTCTATGGACGCCGCGAGCCCCAGGGTTCGCGGCGTTTTTTGTGTGCCTCAGGGGGATTTCGGCCTGCGATGCGGTTCTGGAAGTCTCCGTCATCATCCTGAGGTGCTTCGCGCCAGCGAAGCCTCGAAGGAGGGTTCAGCGGAGCGATGTCGGAATCGGGATGGATTCTGCCTGCGTCTGCCATGTCGTCGGTGTTCCCTGGACCCTCCTTCGAGGCCCGACTTCGCCGGGCACCTCAGGATGATGGTCTTGTTTTGGAAGGGCGTTGAATGCCTTCGGCGCGATCCCGGCCTGCGATGCGGTTCTAAAGGTTTCCGTCATCATCCTGAGGCGCTTCGCGCCAGCGAAGCCTCGAAGGAGGGTTCCGCGGATGATGTTCCAGCCTTGGAATGGCGTCGGATGCCGCCTCCCACGCCTCCGACCGGCCGCAATCTCGCCTGCTTTTCGCCCCTTTGGACAACTGCAAAACCTTGAAACAGATCAATCCCTTGGCAGTTCTGGCTCCGGCTGCTTACACGATCGATTAAGTCGGGTTTCTTGACAGGGGGCCGGAGTTCGGGAAATCTCACGCTTGGCCGGGCCGTTCCGCCCAGGCCAAACGAACGACGGAGACGTGCCCGCCGCCCGGTTTGGCGGCGCAATCTGGGAGAAACCCGATGACACTTGCCAACGACGTTCCTTCCGACCTTCCCCGTTTCTTCTCGCTGTTCCGGTCTGCCGATGCCAAGACGGACCCGGTCGCCGGCCCCGTGAAGCGCCCCGCCGCGGCGGGCGACTGCGACAAGGGCGATGACGACGAAGCGACATCCGATTTCGTCTGGGCGCTTGCCTATTGGCCGTGGCTGTAGCACTCGAAACGGTGCCGGAGGCGATCCGGCCCGTCCTTCGAGGGTAGAGAATGAACGCCACGATCCGAGCCCGCGCCATCGGCGCCACCGCTACCGCCAGCCGCGATGGCCTGCCGGAAGTCACGAGCGAAACCGGCGGCCAGCTTTCGGTCGTGACGCGGCCCTCGGCCGAGGGCTTCAACCCGCTCGACCTGA
The sequence above is drawn from the Kaistia defluvii genome and encodes:
- a CDS encoding SIS domain-containing protein → MSDFYLHRLIKLIETAGSANDAALTEVAKRFSESLAKGGLIHLFGSGHSVLPTQEAFPRYGSFVGFNPLTDPRVMWHNVLGAGGVRELLWLERTENYIDKFLDHQPLNAGDSIIIYSHSGTNSAGIETALYAKKRGLFVVAVTSKANDKPAKHSSGKRLKDVADIVIDTNSPVEDAIVPIEGWSRPVSGSSTVLAMILTHELIARTADALSKQGVELPVFASPTIEGVTLHDTDIIYGIYREKMLEAQQKHLKTFQDTMKG
- a CDS encoding carbohydrate ABC transporter permease; this translates as MSASRLRRAPIEWQKHRAAILFVLPALLIYCLFVVYPLASSLWGSLFEWRGFRMRDFVGLDNFARLFVDPSWTKLSGAFTHNVFWFCGIMVLQNGLGLIFAYLLFLRRRGTAFLQSVFFFPAVLSPVIVGALWRLLLTPDGAVETLLHNLGLLEGRLTILGNSTWALWVLVAADAWNWMGLPVLIFTAGLRQIQPEVFEAARLDGAGNGRILWSIALPQLMPSISSLTTLTFINTFNQFDLVYVMQGVQGNPNFATDTLVTYFFRLAFGAEGAVGITDIGLALALGTLLFLLLTVVTIGLLRFFERRTVRF
- a CDS encoding carbohydrate ABC transporter permease is translated as MSLPATTPAPGAASPAWRGILYLLMIAIAVVSAFPLVWMVLSSLKTPAEAMQTPPVWIPGTPNLDAYSKVSELISVGRSFANSALIAGITTAGILVTSLMAGYAFAKYRFRYREVLFAITIATMFLPPIVTLIPLYRLVGSIGLNASLAGVIVPNLANAFGIFLMRQFIAGVPDELVEAARLDGASEFRIVFTIVAPAVAPALAALALFAFVYHWNSYLWPLTVLQGNSSQYPIVISLSRLLSYNRSAVNTGLVMAGATLAVLPPLILFVFLQRFFVRTITSSGMTGQ
- a CDS encoding GntR family transcriptional regulator, which gives rise to MTESAMTSLDRRRPEPLWHQAERAIRARIEAGEWPAGSQIPAEDRLCDLLGVSRITVRHALRNLEALGLLRREHGRGTFVRSATVVAGARGLTSFSDEMAALGLTVGSRMLEQQIVPANARVAAALEIEEGEPVALVRRLRLGNGSPIGVQTAHLRLDRVPGLLDEDLSGGSLYGQLERRYGIKPSEATEIYRVGAVGPEDAELLEIAVGSPAFIVERLAIDPRGPFEFTLSIMRGDRYEIRSTLRI
- a CDS encoding ROK family protein, which translates into the protein MSAAAHVLALDLGGTSLRAGFAPLDAPAGLDAVERWGAPESAGALRDKVLALVAARRQSAALAGIGITIPGLVEGTVSRWVPNLPFLDGVDLAELLGEAGVPVAAGNDAQMAMLAEATLGAASGLDDAILLAIGTGIGSSVLAGGRIVRGGRGAACSFGWASADPSDPGEDRSGWLERQAAGRALDRLGRDAGLADGAALIEAARAGHQVASLAIHQVGAALGTTLAGAVALLDPQAVLLAGGVSEAIDVLGPPLRAALTRNLPPHLRSIEIRPGHFGPRAGLVGAAVAAGLGAEWWRVR
- a CDS encoding PIG-L deacetylase family protein, giving the protein MIDERIYGGRSLLVIGAHAFDAEVIAGPLAATAAKRGLDVTFLHLTMGEQGHTSLSPAAYAAQKRDEASRFCAKLGISWRELGYPDAFLPDNDEVALKIADVIRELRPDTIVTHWQGSWHKDHRAAANATKSAVLYAALPTLERAHPAFSPSLLLFGENWEDDEGFAPSELVDVSEGFDAWREAITEYELARGLSSFPYVDYYSALYRMRGCLNGSMYAQAFSTTSHSFNAGGGMFNAKSSTKPRLSGCGCGAHE
- a CDS encoding carbohydrate ABC transporter permease, translated to MTNLDISQRIRQLPGWIVLALWALVVAVPLYILVVSCFKTTAEIYGDRFGLPTNWTLDNFANAWTQAQFARYMWNSFAVTGGAVVLTLVVSAMAAFPLSRYQLGWSSPVLAFFLAGVMLPIRLASVELFSLMKTLDLLDSRLGLILVYSAIRIPFAVFILANFMRVLPRELEEAARLDGAKEWRILFRIILPTIKPAVAIVAIFTAIAVWNDFFFPLIFIFDDAYKTVPLAITTFIGQFRTDWGMVFAALAISMMPVLVMYLLLARQIREGVGATGGLK
- a CDS encoding extracellular solute-binding protein; this translates as MLNVRSRLKSAAIGVLALTATALSASAGEVTLWSWRTEDQAAMEKIFAAFTAKNPDITVKLQFTPDADYQNRLSTALRGGKGPDIAQLKAYGELQPLVDGGYLDALNDSVPELKDFTPAALGGSVGIADGKIYGVPYSTPVMGVFYNTEIFEKNGIAVPKTYDEFVAACEKLKAAGVLPIAAGGANGSGWALEINAGVVGPSVYGAGFYDEMISGKAKFTDARYVKALEKIKALQPYYSDGFAGVDYTTATQQFISGKAAMFFGGAWENGSFKAQNPNLKFSIFPFPGDKAEAQPAVSAFSDGSYGLVSDSENKEDATKVLSFIASPEFAQLFADNLGWPPARSGATANDPVLKSMLEMQANATPYLTLVGFRWQTPTASSVVQAEIIDMIEGKIAPEKLAADVDAAVSTWFKPKP